The Streptomyces sp. B3I8 nucleotide sequence GCCGACAGTACATGGCAGGCGGCGGCTGCGAGGTCCTCGCCGGGAGTCGCGCCCTTGCACCACCGAGAGACGGTGCTAGTGGCCACTGCGTAGGGCAAACGGATCGCCTCACAGCGTGCGGCGATCCGGCGTGCGAAGCCGCTGATCGACCAGTCCAGCGTCTCCAGATGCTTGAGTAAGACCTCGTTTCGCTCCGCCTTCTCTGATCTCGGACTCATCATCGCGCCGCCCCATCCCGGTGGAGTCAGGGAAAAGATCGAAGTGGTACCAGCTGGGTTCCGTGCGTTCAGCGGCTCCCTGGGGCGGAGCCCGTGCGAGTCGGCTGCAGCCGCTGGCCCTGCTCACGGATTACTCCCGGCCAAGGCGAGGTCCTCGTCGTGGTCCGTTACCGGGACCGGTAACGAACCGCTCCCGCCCGCCAGGCGCTCGCGCAGGAGCCGGAACTGCTCTGCGTGGGGGAGCAGCCCGACCTGTGCACGCCGGACGTCGAGCTGATCGTGGTCTTGGACCGGGTAGAGCTCCAGCTCTCCGTCGGACCGACGGCGGTGCTGCGTGCCGTAGACCTGCAGTTTTCCGTCGCGCGCCAGACACCGGTCGTACAAGCGCGCCCACTGGCCCGCGCTCGCCTCGCGTTGCTGGGCGGCTTCGTGGACCGCGCGGAGGAATCCGTTCTGGTCACGGAGGTCGTGATCGGCGTGCAGCGCGAGCGTCAGCGCGGCCCGCGCGGCCTCCTCGCCGACGAGGCTGCGGCCGGGCCACCCGTGGGCGGCCACGATCCGCGCGAGTACCTGGGTGTTGGCCTGGTCCGTGAGCAGCGCGGCGTCGGCCCCCGCCGGTCCCTGCTGCGCCGCGGCGGTGGAACGGGCGGCCCGCCGGTTCTCACTGGCGGCCTTGGCATGCTGGATCAGGGTCTGGGCGATGTCGGGCCGCTGCGGCTGGTGCTGGTGGGGCGTCGTCACTGCGTACCTCCGGAGGCGCGATGGTCCGGCAGCGTGGTCGGCGACGGCGAGGCCGAGGTGTCCGGCTTCGTGGCCGTCTCGGAGTCCAGGAGCTGCCAGGCGTGGGCCATGCCCACCAGGTGGCTGGAGTTGAGCGCCCCGGCCTTGTCGGCCAGGTCGCGGATGCGGGTCGTCACCAAGGCCGGGGCGATGCGTGCGGCTGCGGCGATCTCGTCGTTGTCCGATTTGGTGGCGACCGCGCGGAGCAGGAGCAATTCGTCCTCGGTGAAGGCCGGGACGGTGTCCGGCGCTTCCGGAGCGAGGGCCTGGCCGCTGGCCAGCGCAGCGTGGATCTTGGCCGGACGGGAGCTGACGCCGAACTTGAGGCCGATGTTCATGACGTGCCGGCCCAGGGTGCCGGGCTGCATCCCGAGTTCGGCTGCGGCCTCCTGGTTGCTGAGACCGGCCGCGATCTTCTCGGCAACGCGCTTCTCGGTGGGCGTCAAGGTGGTCAACTCGGTTGCTGAGCGCAGGGTGGCAGCCATGCGTCTTCCCTTCCGGCCACAGGCCGTGGTGGTGGGGTGGGTGGTCAGGAATCGGCCGGGGGCCGAAGGCGGACGGGCAGATGCCGGTGGCCGTTGGAGATGAAGGAGGACAGCGGCTTGAGCTCCTCGGGATCGACGGCCAGGCGCAGCTCGGGGTAGGAGTCGAAGAGCATTGGCAGGGCGATGGCGGCCTCCAGCCGGGCCAGCGGCGCGCCAGGGCAGAAGTGCGGGCCGTGGCCGAACGCCAGGTGCTCCCGTGCGGTGGTGCGGGTGATGTCGAAGGCGTCGGCGCTGGCGCCGTGGACGTGCGGATCGCGGCCGCCCGCGGCGTAGTTGATGACGATGGCGTCGCCCTGCCGGAAGGTCAGACCGGTCGGCTCGTCCTCGATGTCGCGGGTGGGGAACCGCATGATGATGCTGGCGATGGGCGCCTGGTGCCGCAGCGTCTCCTCGATGGCCTGCTCCCAGGCCGCCTTGCCGGAGGCGATCAGGGCGTGCTGGTCGGGGTGGGTGAGCAGGTTGACTACGGCGTGGTCGAGGAGGTTGACGGTGGTCTCGTGTCCGGCGCCGATGACCAGCATGAGGCTGTCCAGGAGTTCCTGGCGGCTGAGCGTCCCGCTGTCGTGGTCGGCGATCAGCGTGGAGGCCACGTCGTCGTCCGGCTGCTTGCCCTTGGTCTCCACCAGCAGGTTCAGCAGCCGGTACGTCTCGGCGTACGCGGCGGCGGCCTCCTGCTCGTTGCGGGAGGTGTCGAACAGGGCGCCGATCGCGGCCCGGAAGCCGTCGTGGAGCTCCTCGGGCACGCCGAGCATCACGTTGACGACGAGCAGTGGCAGCCGCCAGGCGAAGCGGGCCCGCAGGTCGACGACCTCGTCCGGGGCGGTGTCGCTGAGCTCGTCCAGGAGCTGGCGGGTGATCGAGGTGATCTGCGGGCGAAGGGCGCGGACCCGGCGCGGGTTGAACGCGGCCGCAAGCGGCCGGCGCAGACGGGTGTGCTCGCTGCCGTAAGCGCTCAGGGCGTTGCGGACCTCGACCCAGACCCGCAGCGGCCAGTCGGCGGGTATCTCCCCCTTGATGAACGCGGGCCAGTGCCGGTGGGCGTCCTTGGAGATGTCGGGGTGTGTGAGCAGCCGTCGGATCAGGTCGGGGTCTGTCACGCTCCAGGCCGCCACGTCGCCGGGCAGCTCGACGTGGGTGGCCGGCCCGAGGGCGCGCAGGGTGGTGGCCTCGGCGTGGATGTCGGTGCCGGCTCCGTCGATCCGGTACGGGCAGCGGGCGGGCGTCTGCGTGGTCATGTCGGTCACCTTCCGGTCGGGGCGAGGGCTGCTGCGGGCTGGAAGCGGACGGGCAGAGCGGTGAAGCCGGAGTGGAACGTGCCGGGGCGGCGGATCAACTGGGTGGTGGCCAGGGCCAGGTGCGGCAGGCGGTCGAGCGCGCGCTCGATGGCGGTCTCCGCGATGATCCGGGCGAGGTCGGGGGCGGGGCAGGCGTGGACGCCGGCGCTGAAGGCGAGGTGCCCGCGGTTGCCGGCGTAGGAGGTGGGGGCGAGGCCGAGGGAGGGGTCGCCGTTGGCCGCGGCGAAACTGACGAGGATGGGGTAACCGGGCTGGAGCACCATGCCCTCGAAGGTCTGCTGGCCCAGCGCGTACAGCGGGCTGTAGTTGGAGACCGGAGGGTCGGTCCACAGGACTTCGTCGAGGGCGTCGGAGACGGGCTGGACGCCGTCGTGGACGCTGCCGGCGAACAGGGGGTTGGTGATGATCCGCTGGAGGGCGTTCATGATCAGGTTGCTGCTCGGGGTGGTGGCCGCCCCGATGACCAGCAGGATCGTCTGCACCATCTCCTCGTCGCTGAGACCGGCCTCGATCAGCCAGCTGGTGACGTCCCGCTGGGGTGCTCCCCGTTTGAGGTGGGTCAGGGCCAGGCAGGCGTATTCCAGGTCGGCGTTGGCCGCCGCGGCGTCCTGGTCCGTGTCGAACAGGCGGGCGATGGCGGTGGTGATGCGTCGGCCGATCTCGGGCGGGCTGCCGAACACCTCGATCACCGTCAGCATCGGCAGCGGGTCCGTGTACTGGGCGACCAGGTCGCAGACACCGGTCGGGGCGAAGGCGTCGATGAGCTGGTCGGCGATCTGGGTGACGGTGGCCGCCAGGGCGTGAGTGTCGA carries:
- a CDS encoding DUF6624 domain-containing protein translates to MTTPHQHQPQRPDIAQTLIQHAKAASENRRAARSTAAAQQGPAGADAALLTDQANTQVLARIVAAHGWPGRSLVGEEAARAALTLALHADHDLRDQNGFLRAVHEAAQQREASAGQWARLYDRCLARDGKLQVYGTQHRRRSDGELELYPVQDHDQLDVRRAQVGLLPHAEQFRLLRERLAGGSGSLPVPVTDHDEDLALAGSNP
- a CDS encoding LuxR C-terminal-related transcriptional regulator; the encoded protein is MAATLRSATELTTLTPTEKRVAEKIAAGLSNQEAAAELGMQPGTLGRHVMNIGLKFGVSSRPAKIHAALASGQALAPEAPDTVPAFTEDELLLLRAVATKSDNDEIAAAARIAPALVTTRIRDLADKAGALNSSHLVGMAHAWQLLDSETATKPDTSASPSPTTLPDHRASGGTQ
- a CDS encoding cytochrome P450, whose translation is MTTQTPARCPYRIDGAGTDIHAEATTLRALGPATHVELPGDVAAWSVTDPDLIRRLLTHPDISKDAHRHWPAFIKGEIPADWPLRVWVEVRNALSAYGSEHTRLRRPLAAAFNPRRVRALRPQITSITRQLLDELSDTAPDEVVDLRARFAWRLPLLVVNVMLGVPEELHDGFRAAIGALFDTSRNEQEAAAAYAETYRLLNLLVETKGKQPDDDVASTLIADHDSGTLSRQELLDSLMLVIGAGHETTVNLLDHAVVNLLTHPDQHALIASGKAAWEQAIEETLRHQAPIASIIMRFPTRDIEDEPTGLTFRQGDAIVINYAAGGRDPHVHGASADAFDITRTTAREHLAFGHGPHFCPGAPLARLEAAIALPMLFDSYPELRLAVDPEELKPLSSFISNGHRHLPVRLRPPADS
- a CDS encoding cytochrome P450; the encoded protein is MTTPQPASGRCPAHVGEAARPDRPFRPLPIYGPEFNADPHATYALLRAQGPIAPVEISPSVWGYLTTTYRSALYLLRNTPNRFAKNPRHWQALANGQVPPDSPALMMMQPRDNALWMDGHEHARFRHAITGSLARVDTHALAATVTQIADQLIDAFAPTGVCDLVAQYTDPLPMLTVIEVFGSPPEIGRRITTAIARLFDTDQDAAAANADLEYACLALTHLKRGAPQRDVTSWLIEAGLSDEEMVQTILLVIGAATTPSSNLIMNALQRIITNPLFAGSVHDGVQPVSDALDEVLWTDPPVSNYSPLYALGQQTFEGMVLQPGYPILVSFAAANGDPSLGLAPTSYAGNRGHLAFSAGVHACPAPDLARIIAETAIERALDRLPHLALATTQLIRRPGTFHSGFTALPVRFQPAAALAPTGR